A single window of Gambusia affinis linkage group LG18, SWU_Gaff_1.0, whole genome shotgun sequence DNA harbors:
- the LOC122820717 gene encoding Fc receptor-like protein 3 has product MEETSLLRLISLISLLICSSAALIVNPSRSQFFEGESVTLICEDENRSEGWTVRRNTSRGTRTECDKDGWWRKDGSTCKTSSIREHDTGVYWCESRSGSSSSSSIQLSVSGGSVILQSPVLPVMEGDDVTLSCRARNPTHNLPAAFYKDGSFIGDGSSGHMTLLHVSSSDEGLYKCNIRGHGESPSSRISVKEKPSPLAPPSSPPPASLLVRLLCHLLVFCPYCISTLLLVSLYVCSVKGSDSSVSMVMTPPCQADQGLDNDYDDVTTEHHL; this is encoded by the exons ATGGAGGAAACATCTCTACTGAGGCTGATCT ctctgatctCTCTGCTGATCTGCAGCTCAGCTGCTCTGATTGTGAATCCCAGCAGATCTCAGTTCTTTGAAGGAGAATCAGTGACTCTGATCTGTGAGGATGAAAACAGATCTGAAGGATGGACTGTGAGGAGAAACACAAGCAGAGGAACCAGGACTGAATGTGATAAAGATGGATGGTGGAGAAAAGATGGATCTACCTGTAAAACCAGCAGCATCAGAGAACATGATACTGGTGTGTACTGGTGTGAGTCCAGGTCtggatcctccagcagcagcagcatccagctctctgtctctg gtGGATCAGTGATCCTGCAGAGTCCTGTCCTCCCTGTGATGGAGGGAGATGAcgtcactctgagctgcagagcaagGAATCCAACCCACAACCTCCCAGCTGCTTTCTATAAAGATGGCTCCTTCATTGGTGATGGATCATCAGGTCACATGaccctcctccatgtttccagctctgatgaaggcctctataaatgtaacatcagaGGTCATGGAGAGTCTCCATCCAGCAGGATCtctgtcaaag AAAAACCTTCACCTTTAGCTCCgccctcttctcctcctcctgcatcCCTCCTGGTCAGACTGctctgccacctgctggtctTCTGTCCGTACTGCATCTCCACTCTCCTCCTGGTGTCTTTATATGTCTGCAGTGTCAAAG GAAGTGACTCTTCAGTCTCCATGGTGATGACCCCACCCTGCCAGGCTGACCAGGGATTGGACAATGATTATGATGATGTCACCACAGAGCATCACTTGTGA
- the LOC122820841 gene encoding Fc receptor-like protein 3, whose translation MEETSLLRLISLISLLICSSAALIVNPSRSQFFEYESVTLICEDENRSDGWTVWRNTSRGTRTECDKDGWWRKDGSTCKTSSIREHDTGVYWCESRSGSSSSSIQLSVSGGSVILQSPVLPVMEGDDVTLSCRARNPTHNLPAAFYKDGSFIGDGSSGHMTLLHVSSSDEGLYKCNIRGHGESPSSRISVKENLPVGTETPPTFAAPPPASASMEIRLVCHLLVVCPYCISTLLLMSFYCQKVKGCDLSVSMAVTNPTEADQGLEDDYDVITEHHF comes from the exons ATGGAGGAAACATCTCTACTGAGGCTGATCT ctctgatctCTCTGCTGATCTGCAGCTCAGCTGCTCTGATTGTGAATCCCAGCAGATCTCAGTTCTTTGAATATGAATCAGTGACTCTGATCTGTGAGGATGAAAACAGATCTGATGGATGGACTGTGTGGAGAAACACAAGCAGAGGAACCAGGACTGAGTGTGATAAAGATGGATGGTGGAGAAAAGATGGATCTACCTGTAAAACCAGCAGCATCAGAGAACATGATACTGGTGTGTACTGGTGTGAGTCCAGGTCtggatcctcc agcagcagcatccagctctctgtctctg gtGGATCAGTGATCCTGCAGAGTCCTGTCCTCCCTGTGATGGAGGGAGATGAcgtcactctgagctgcagagcaagGAATCCAACCCACAACCTCCCAGCTGCTTTCTATAAAGATGGCTCCTTCATTGGTGATGGATCATCAGGTCACATGaccctcctccatgtttccagctctgatgaaggcctctataaatgtaacatcagaGGTCATGGAGAGTCTCCATCCAGCAGGATCtctgtcaaag AAAACCTCCCAGTCGGTACAGAAACTCCACCCACCTTTGCAGCTCCACCTCCTGCCTCAGCCTCCATGGAGATCAGGCTGgtctgccacctgctggtcgTCTGTCCGTACTGCATCTCCACTCTGCTGCTGATGTCTTTCTACTGTCAGAAAGTCAAAG GATGTGACCTCTCTGTTTCCATGGCAGTAACTAATCCGACAGAGGCTGATCAGGGATTGGAGGATGATTATGATGTCATCACAGAGCATCATTTCTGA
- the LOC122820718 gene encoding sialoadhesin-like codes for MEGTSVHRLLALIFLLSRSTNQVHLTVSPSRSQFFQYESVTLICEDENRSDGWTVRRNTSRGTRTECKDGWGKLNGSVCNMNYMQPSDSGVYWCESRSGSSSSSSIQLSVSGGSVILQSPVLPVMEGDDVTLSCRARNPTHNLPAAFYKDGSFIGDGSSGHMTLLHVSSSDEGLYKCNINVMEVISSSRISVKGQRSAASVSDLNTFSPILN; via the exons ATGGAGGGAACATCTGTCCACAGGCTGCTGG ctctgatctTTCTGCTGAGCCGCTCAACAAACCAAG ttcatCTGACTGTGAGTCCCAGCAGATCTCAGTTCTTTCAATATGAATCAGTGACTCTGATCTGTGAGGATGAGAACAGATCTGATGGATGGACTGTGAGGAGAAACACAAGCAGAGGAACCAGAACTGAGTGTAAAGATGGATGGGGGAAATTAAATGGTTCTGTTTGCAATATGAACTACATGCAGCCATCAGACTCTGGTGTGTACTGGTGTGAGTCCAGGTCtggatcctccagcagcagcagcatccagctctctgtctctg gtGGATCAGTGATCCTGCAGAGTCCTGTCCTCCCTGTGATGGAGGGAGATGATGTCACTCTAAGCTGCAGAGCAAGGAATCCAACCCACAACCTCCCAGCTGCTTTCTATAAAGATGGCTCCTTCATTGGTGATGGATCATCAGGTCACATGaccctcctccatgtttccagctctgatgaaggcctctataaatgtaacatcaATGTCATGGAGGTCATCTCATCCAGCAGGATCtctgtcaaaggtcagaggtcagcagcttcagtttcaGATCTAAACACTTTCTCTCCAATATTGAACTGA
- the LOC122820835 gene encoding Fc receptor-like protein 3, translated as MEGTSVHRLLALIFLLSRSTNQVHLTVNPSRSQFFQYESVILICEDENRSDGWTVRRNTTGETRTECDKDGWWRKDGSACKTSSIREHDTGVYWCESRSGSSSSSSSSIQLSVSGGSVILQSPVLPVMEGDDVTLSCRARNPTHNLPAAFYKDGSFIGDGTTGNKTLNSVKKSDEGLYKCNIRGHGESPSSRISVKEKPTTTVTPEAPPTPEAPPSHEAPPTYSPSPLLLITLLCHLVVMFLFFICSFLLGFSFGLRAKGSDASPCVKMTPPPQAELVPGDDGDDDDVDHDDDDDDDDVTTEHHF; from the exons ATGGAGGGAACATCTGTCCACAGGCTGCTGG ctctgatctTTCTGCTGAGCCGCTCAACAAACCAAG ttcatCTGACTGTGAATCCCAGCAGATCTCAGTTCTTTCAATATGAATCAGTGATTCTGATCTGTGAGGATGAAAACAGATCTGATGGATGGACTGTGAGGAGAAACACAACCGGAGAGACCAGGACTGAGTGTGATAAAGATGGATGGTGGAGAAAAGATGGATCTGCCTGTAAAACCAGCAGCATCAGAGAACATGATACTGGTGTGTACTGGTGTGAGTCCAGGTCtggatcctccagcagcagcagcagcagcatccagctctctgtctctg gtGGATCAGTGATCCTGCAGAGTCCTGTCCTCCCTGTGATGGAGGGAGATGAcgtcactctgagctgcagagcaagGAATCCAACCCACAACCTCCCAGCTGCTTTCTATAAAGATGGCTCCTTCATTGGTGATGGAACTACTGGCAATAAAACTCTCAACTCAGTGAAGAAATCTGATGAAGGCctctataaatgtaacatcagaGGTCATGGAGAGTCTCCATCCAGCAGGATCtctgtcaaag AAAAACCAACAACCACAGTCACTCCTGAAGCCCCGCCCACTCCTGAAGCCCCGCCCAGTCATGAAGCCCCGCCCACTTACTCACCTTCCCCTCTCCTCCTCATCACTCTGCTCTGCCACCTGGTGGTGATGTTCCTGTTCTTCATCTGCTCTTTCCTCTTGGGGTTTTCATTTGGACTCAGAGCAAAAG GAAGTGACGCGTCACCTTGTGTGAAGATGACTCCGCCCCCCCAGGCTGAGCTGGTACcaggtgatgatggtgatgatgatgatgttgatcatgatgatgatgatgatgatgatgacgtcACCACAGAGCATCACTTCTGA
- the LOC122820855 gene encoding Fc receptor-like protein 3 encodes MEETSLLRLISLISLLICSSADLIVNPSRSQFFRGESVTLICEDENRSDGWTVRRNTTRGTRTCCGKGWGEPDGSTCNISMLLPYDTGVYWCESRSGSSSSSSIQLSVSGGSVILQSPVLPVMEGDDVTLSCRARNPTHNLPAAFYKDGSFIGDGSSGHMTLLHVSSSDEGLYKCNIRGHGESPSSRISVKEK; translated from the exons ATGGAGGAAACATCTCTACTGAGGCTGATCT ctctgatctCTCTGCTGATCTGCAGCTCAGCTGATCTGATTGTGAATCCCAGCAGATCTCAGTTCTTCAGAGGAGAATCAGTGACTCTGATATGTGAGGATGAAAACAGATCTGATGGATGGACTGTGAGGAGAAACACGACCAGAGGAACCAGGACTTGTTGTGGGAAAGGATGGGGAGAACCAGATGGTTCCACCTGCAACATCAGTATGCTGTTGCCATATGATACTGGTGTGTACTGGTGTGAGTCCAGGTCtggatcctccagcagcagcagcatccagctctctgtctctg gtGGATCAGTGATCCTGCAGAGTCCTGTCCTCCCTGTGATGGAGGGAGATGAcgtcactctgagctgcagagcaagGAATCCAACCCACAACCTCCCAGCTGCTTTCTATAAAGATGGCTCCTTCATTGGTGATGGATCATCAGGTCACATGaccctcctccatgtttccagctctgatgaaggcctctataaatgtaacatcagaGGTCATGGAGAGTCTCCATCCAGCAGGATCtctgtcaaag agaaa
- the LOC122820846 gene encoding intraflagellar transport protein 46 homolog isoform X1: MERTDRGKDPQLLRNQPYDESLDVEDGEEVPSVYSPTPRGQRQTEWSSKKVLGIMSTSSSRNQLDEEHRPVRGRELAGLKPGPGLTQEEEEEEEEEEDSDEDESDEDDDDDEPTETLEGVYDPADYSNLPVTTEIRELFQYITRYSPQNQELDLCLKPFIPDFIPAVGDIDAFLKVPRPDGKPDNLGLLVLDEPSVKQSDPTVLSLWLSEETKQHGTTEVAPLCKCDWPQENHEYVDSGRFEVVSDS, encoded by the exons ATGGAGCGGACTGACCGGGGAAAGGACCCCCAGCTGCTGAGGAACCAACCCTACGACGAGAGTCTGGACGTGGAGGACGGAGAGGAGGTACCGAGTGTCTACAGCCCGACTCCCCGAGGACAGAGACAG ACCGAGTGgagcagcaagaaggttcttgGCATCAtgtccaccagcagcagcaggaaccagCTGGATGAGGAGCACAGACCTGTGAGGGGCAGAGAGCTGGCGGGGCTGAAGCCAGGGCCCGGTCTGAcccaggaggaagaggaggaggaggaagaagaggaggactCCGATGAGGATGAgtctgatgaagatgatgatgacgatgagcCCACTGAAACCCTGGAGGGAGTGTACGACCCTGCAGACTACTCCAACCTGCCTGTTACCACGGAGATCAGAGAGCTGTTCCAGTACATCACCCG GTACTCTCCTCAGAACCAGGAACTGGACCTCTGCCTCAAGCCCTTCATCCCGGACTTCATTCCAGCTGTAGGAGACATCGACGCCTTCCTAAAG GTACCGAGGCCGGATGGGAAACCAGACAACCTGGGCCTACTGGTTCTGGATGAGCCCAGTGTGAAGCAGTCGGACCCGACGGTTCTGTCTCTGTGGCTGTCGGAGGAAACCAAACAGCACGGAACCACAGAG GTGGCGCCGCtttgtaaatgtgactggcCACAAGAAAACCATGAATACGTCGACTCGGGGCGTTTTGAGGTCGTTTCAGATTCTTAA
- the LOC122820846 gene encoding intraflagellar transport protein 46 homolog isoform X2, which yields MERTDRGKDPQLLRNQPYDESLDVEDGEEVPSVYSPTPRGQRQTEWSSKKVLGIMSTSSSRNQLDEEHRPVRGRELAGLKPGPGLTQEEEEEEEEEEDSDEDESDEDDDDDEPTETLEGVYDPADYSNLPVTTEIRELFQYITRYSPQNQELDLCLKPFIPDFIPAVGDIDAFLKVPRPDGKPDNLGLLVLDEPSVKQSDPTVLSLWLSEETKQHGTTEAPEGGT from the exons ATGGAGCGGACTGACCGGGGAAAGGACCCCCAGCTGCTGAGGAACCAACCCTACGACGAGAGTCTGGACGTGGAGGACGGAGAGGAGGTACCGAGTGTCTACAGCCCGACTCCCCGAGGACAGAGACAG ACCGAGTGgagcagcaagaaggttcttgGCATCAtgtccaccagcagcagcaggaaccagCTGGATGAGGAGCACAGACCTGTGAGGGGCAGAGAGCTGGCGGGGCTGAAGCCAGGGCCCGGTCTGAcccaggaggaagaggaggaggaggaagaagaggaggactCCGATGAGGATGAgtctgatgaagatgatgatgacgatgagcCCACTGAAACCCTGGAGGGAGTGTACGACCCTGCAGACTACTCCAACCTGCCTGTTACCACGGAGATCAGAGAGCTGTTCCAGTACATCACCCG GTACTCTCCTCAGAACCAGGAACTGGACCTCTGCCTCAAGCCCTTCATCCCGGACTTCATTCCAGCTGTAGGAGACATCGACGCCTTCCTAAAG GTACCGAGGCCGGATGGGAAACCAGACAACCTGGGCCTACTGGTTCTGGATGAGCCCAGTGTGAAGCAGTCGGACCCGACGGTTCTGTCTCTGTGGCTGTCGGAGGAAACCAAACAGCACGGAACCACAGAG GCTCCTGAAGGAGGAACTTAA
- the LOC122820849 gene encoding uncharacterized protein LOC122820849, with the protein MHRFALFLLLVWTGSQLAGALVFEIHIRVVEGQAVTLPCRAPNMVDPIKYLEWSRPDQKMSYIILYRDPNFYPDFQDRAFRDRADLLDKEMKEGQVSLVLRNTSAADSGVYECRVVQAVRNRQKRSVLIAEPNMVIKLRVSPEYQIHDDDGAAAAAAAAGAAWLDRRRNQDEDGDDDDDEVQQYLAFLLLVGAVTVPLLALTTCKLFRSFPMMSYKPVSK; encoded by the exons ATGCATCGCTTCGCgcttttcctcctcctggttTGGACAGGATCCCAGCTGGCTGGAGCTTTAGTCT TTGAGATCCACATCCGGGTGGTTGAAGGTCAGGCCGTCACTCTGCCGTGCCGCGCTCCCAACATGGTGGACCCCATCAAATACCTGGAGTGGAGCCGACCCGACCAGAAGATGTCCTACATCATCCTGTACCGAGACCCGAACTTCTACCCGGACTTCCAGGACCGGGCCTTCCGGGACCGAGCCGACCTGCTGGACAAGGAGATGAAGGAGGGCCAGGTGTCTCTGGTTCTGAGGAACACCTCGGCGGCCGACAGCGGCGTGTACGAGTGCCGGGTGGTGCAGGCGGTGAGGAACCGCCAGAAGAGATCGGTTCTGATCGCTGAGCCCAACATGGTCATCAAGCTGAGAGTCAGTCCAGAAT ATCAAATCCACGACGACGATggcgccgctgctgctgctgccgccgccggCGCCGCCTGGCTGGACCGCAGGAGAAACCAGGACGAAGAtggcgatgatgatgatgacgaggTCCAGCAGTATCTggccttcctgctgctggtcGGCGCCGTGACGGTTCCTCTGCTGGCGCTGACCACATGCAAGTTATTCAGATCTTTTCCGATGATGAGCTACAAACCCGTCTCCAAGTGA
- the LOC122820818 gene encoding uncharacterized protein LOC122820818 has translation MAHAFLCPNQSAKAVAHQLWNNYFCIYGFPKRLHSDQGASFESSLIAELLNVAGVQKSHTTPYHPMGNGSCERMNRTLGNMIRALPPRAKHRWPEALKSLTFAYNCTVHETTGYAPFLLMFGRVPRLPVDVIFGSVLSDPEVVDYDRYVESLRKDMREAMAIAQSTATKQLQRHTELYNRRVRGVPVEVNDRVLLANKGERGKRKLADHWDSTVYVVVGKDDENHTFRIQNPTTGQVKVVHRNLIMSINFLPLPQDDQEEVVLSPTSSSLDLSVEKSAISDVISDSAEFRTRVWVSDLPLGAGSETDAEDAEQVDGTVLEGATEPTNALSEGRVLPLAHPVPDQLQPPDGAALMDSSSADSGCSAVLMACPEAFTAPVTVTFNDVPATSTATVTVVDGATAPRSRAGRLLRPVTRLIEMMHHRTALV, from the coding sequence ATGGCGCACGCTTTCTTGTGCCCCAATCAGTCAGCTAAAGCTGTCGCACACCAGCTGTGGAACAACTATTTCTGCATCTATGGGTTTCCCAAGCGACTACATTCCGACCAGGGGGCCAGTTTTGAGAGTTCGCTCATTGCAGAGTTGCTGAATGTGGCGGGCGTGCAAAAGTCCCACACTACGCCTTATCACCCTATGGGTAATGGCTCGTGTGAGAGAATGAACCGGACTTTAGGCAACATGATTCGAGCACTGCCACCAAGAGCTAAACATCGTTGGCCTGAGGCCCTGAAATCTCTGACATTCGCCTACAATTGTACAGTGCATGAGACGACAGGATATGCACCGTTTCTGCTCATGTTCGGGAGGGTGCCACGTCTTCCAGTGGATGTCATCTTTGGTTCAGTGCTCAGTGATCCGGAGGTGGTGGACTATGATCGCTACGTTGAGTCCCTGCGAAAGGACATGAGAGAAGCTATGGCTATAGCCCAGTCAACTGCAACTAAGCAGCTCCAGCGTCACACCGAGCTATACAACCGTAGAGTACGTGGTGTACCAGTGGAAGTGAACGACAGAGTGCTGCTGGCCAACAAAGGAGAACGTGGAAAAAGGAAGCTTGCTGACCACTGGGACAGCACAGTGTATGTGGTGGTTGGAAAGGATGATGAGAATCACACCTTCAGGATCCAGAACCCCACTACAGGTCAAGTAAAAGTGGTCCACCGCAATCTGATAATGTCGATAAACTTTCTGCCGTTGCCTCAGGATGACCAGGAGGAGGTTGTTCTGTCTCCAACATCAAGTTCCCTTGACCTCAGTGTTGAGAAGTCAGCAATCAGTGATGTTATTTCTGACTCAGCAGAGTTTAGAACAAGAGTGTGGGTATCTGACCTACCTTTGGGAGCAGGCAGTGAGACAGACGCAGAAGATGCTGAGCAGGTGGACGGCACCGTGCTGGAGGGAGCCACAGAACCTACTAATGCCCTATCAGAGGGCAGGGTGTTGCCTCTAGCCCACCCAGTCCCTGATCAATTGCAACCCCCTGATGGAGCTGCTTTGATGGACAGCAGTTCAGCAGACTCTGGTTGCTCAGCAGTCCTAATGGCTTGCCCAGAGGCCTTTACGGCTCCTGTTACTGTCACTTTCAATGATGTACCTGCTACTAGTACTGCTACAGTGACAGTAGTTGATGGTGCGACTGCCCCTAGATCTAGAGCTGGGCGACTGTTAAGACCAGTGACTAGACTTATTGAAATGATGCACCATAGAACGGCATTGGTTTGA